A window from Ictalurus furcatus strain D&B chromosome 16, Billie_1.0, whole genome shotgun sequence encodes these proteins:
- the ddx4 gene encoding probable ATP-dependent RNA helicase DDX4 isoform X6, protein MENWEDNQSPVVSNVTFGNAANSWNSGSQQNSFKSMTNGQGSRGGGGGFRSFNSGYDNHGNAEVDRASSWNGGRDGFRGTGGRGRGGRGGFRNSFNSEGDENGSHDGFKSGRGGRGGRGGRGAFQQGSDGEGRRHLGGGGGYRGRDEEVFSKGSQKGDEEKGDGETAGPKVNYVPPPPPEEEDSIFSQYATGINFDKYDDILVDVSGSDPPKAIMTFEEAQLCETLNRNVAKSGYVKPTPVQKHGIPIISAGRDLMACAQTGSGKTAAFLLPILQRLMNDGAAASKFSEVQEPEVIIVAPTRELINQIYLEARKFAYGTCVRPVVVYGGTSTGFTIREVLKGCNVLCGTPGRLLDIIGRGKVGLSKVLYLVLDEADRMLDMGFEPDMRKLVNSPGMPPKEERQTLMFSATYPEDIQRLAADFLKVDYLFLAVGVVGGACSDVEQHIIQVTQYSKREQLLDLLKTTGTERTMVFVETKRSADFIATFLCQEKVPTTSIHGDREQREREKALSDFRTGRCPVLVATSVAARGLDIEHVQHVVNFDLPKSIDEYVHRIGRTGRCGNTGKAVSFFDPAPDTPLARSLVKVLSGAQQEIPSWLEEIAFSAHGTTGFNPHGNVFASSDSRRGGSFMKNQAPQPPAQSTSAEADEDWE, encoded by the exons AGCCCTGTCGTGAGCAACGTGACTTTTG GGAATGCTGCGAACTCATGGAATAGTGGCAGCCAACAAAACAGCTTCAAAAGCATGACTAACG GTCAAGGCTCTAGGGGAGGAGGTGGAGGCTTCAGGAGCTTCAATTCAG GATATGATAACCATGGAAACGCGGAAG TTGATCGGGCCAGCTCCTGGAACGGTGGGCGAGACGGATTCAGGGGGACAGGAGGCAGAG gacgaggaggaagaggagggttTAGAAATTCCTTCAACTCTG AAGGTGATGAAAATGGCAGTCATGACG GTTTCAAAAGTGGCAGAGGTGGGCGTGGGGGAAGAGGAGGTCGTGGAGCTTTCCAACAAG GTAGTGATGGAGAAGGCAGAAGACACTTGGGCGGAGGTGGAG GATATAGAGGAAGGGATGAGGAGGTGTTTTCTAAGG GCTCACAGAAGGGTGACGAGGAAAAAGGAGATGGTGAGACTGCAG GGCCCAAGGTCAACTATGTACCCCCTCCACCACCAGAAGAAGAGGACTCCATTTTTTCCCAGTATGCAACAGGCATCAACTTTGACAAGTATGATGACATACTTGTGGATGTAAGTGGAAGCGACCCGCCCAAAGCAATCATG ACCTTTGAAGAAGCACAACTTTGTGAGACTCTTAACAGAAATGTTGCCAAGTCAGGATACGTGAAACCTACTCCCGTTCAGAAGCATGGCATTCCCATCATATCTGCCGGAAGGGATCTCATGGCTTGTGCCCAAACTGGATCTGGCAAAACG GCCGCCTTCCTGCTGCCTATTCTTCAGCGTCTCATGAACGACGGTGCAGCAGCCAGCAAGTTCAGTGAGGTTCAGGAGCCTGAAGTAATCATCGTGGCTCCCACCAGGGAACTCATTAATCAGATTTACCTAGAGGCTCGCAAGTTTGCTTATGG CACTTGTGTTCGTCCTGTCGTCGTTTATGGAGGCACGAGCACTGGATTTACAATCCGAGAAGTGTTAAAAGGTTGTAACGTGTTGTGTGGGACCCCTGGAAGATTGCTCGACATTATTGGTCGTGGAAAG GTTGGACTGAGTAAAGTTCTTTATTTGGTGCTGGATGAAGCTGACCGAATGCTGGACATGGGCTTTGAGCCGGACATGCGAAAGCTGGTGAACTCTCCGGGAATGCCTCCGAAAGAAGAGCGCCAAACCCTCATGTTCAGTGCCACGTATCCAGAGGATATTCAAAG gCTGGCAGCTGATTTCCTCAAGGTGGATTATTTGTTTCTAGCTGTGGGAGTGGTGGGAGGAGCCTGCAGCGACGTGGAGCAGCACATCATTCAAGTCACTCAGTACTCGAAGAGAGAGCAGCTGCTGGACCTGTTGAAGACCACAG GGACGGAGAGAACAATGGTCTTTGTTGAAACCAAAAGAAGTGCAGATTTCATTGCAACGTTTCTCTGTCAGGAGAAAGTGCCCACTACTAGCATCCATGG CGATCGGGAACAGCGAGAGCGGGAGAAAGCTCTCAGTGACTTCCGCACTGGCCGGTGTCCTGTGCTAGTGGCTACTTCTGTTGCTGCTAGAGGACTAGACATTGAGCATGTCCAGCATgtggtgaactttgacctgccAAAAAGCATTGATGAGTATGTGCACCGCATCGGGAGAACAGGCCGATGTGGAAACACAGGAAAAGCCGTGTCCTTTTTTGACCCAGCGCCTGATACTCCTCTAGCTCGCTCTCTGGTCAAAGTCCTCTCAGGG GCCCAGCAGGAAATTCCTTCATGGCTGGAGGAAATTGCATTCAGCGCTCATGGCACCACCGGGTTCAACCCACATGGGAATGTGTTTGCCTCCTCTGACAGTCGCAGG GGTGGATCCTTCATGAAGAACCAGGCACCACAACCACCTGCACAGAGCACCAGTGCAGAAGCTGATGAAGACTGGGAGTAG
- the ddx4 gene encoding probable ATP-dependent RNA helicase DDX4 isoform X1, with protein sequence MENWEDNQSPVVSNVTFGNAANSWNSGSQQNSFKSMTNDEESSWKSDSGGFGTQGGNRGQGSRGGGGGFRSFNSGYDNHGNAEVDRASSWNGGRDGFRGTGGRGRGGRGGFRNSFNSEGDENGSHDGFKSGRGGRGGRGGRGAFQQGSDGEGRRHLGGGGGYRGRDEEVFSKGSQKGDEEKGDGETAGPKVNYVPPPPPEEEDSIFSQYATGINFDKYDDILVDVSGSDPPKAIMTFEEAQLCETLNRNVAKSGYVKPTPVQKHGIPIISAGRDLMACAQTGSGKTAAFLLPILQRLMNDGAAASKFSEVQEPEVIIVAPTRELINQIYLEARKFAYGTCVRPVVVYGGTSTGFTIREVLKGCNVLCGTPGRLLDIIGRGKVGLSKVLYLVLDEADRMLDMGFEPDMRKLVNSPGMPPKEERQTLMFSATYPEDIQRLAADFLKVDYLFLAVGVVGGACSDVEQHIIQVTQYSKREQLLDLLKTTGTERTMVFVETKRSADFIATFLCQEKVPTTSIHGDREQREREKALSDFRTGRCPVLVATSVAARGLDIEHVQHVVNFDLPKSIDEYVHRIGRTGRCGNTGKAVSFFDPAPDTPLARSLVKVLSGAQQEIPSWLEEIAFSAHGTTGFNPHGNVFASSDSRRGGSFMKNQAPQPPAQSTSAEADEDWE encoded by the exons AGCCCTGTCGTGAGCAACGTGACTTTTG GGAATGCTGCGAACTCATGGAATAGTGGCAGCCAACAAAACAGCTTCAAAAGCATGACTAACG ATGAGGAAAGTTCTTGGAAAAGTGACAGCGGTGGTTTTGGGACTCAAGGGGGAAACAGGG GTCAAGGCTCTAGGGGAGGAGGTGGAGGCTTCAGGAGCTTCAATTCAG GATATGATAACCATGGAAACGCGGAAG TTGATCGGGCCAGCTCCTGGAACGGTGGGCGAGACGGATTCAGGGGGACAGGAGGCAGAG gacgaggaggaagaggagggttTAGAAATTCCTTCAACTCTG AAGGTGATGAAAATGGCAGTCATGACG GTTTCAAAAGTGGCAGAGGTGGGCGTGGGGGAAGAGGAGGTCGTGGAGCTTTCCAACAAG GTAGTGATGGAGAAGGCAGAAGACACTTGGGCGGAGGTGGAG GATATAGAGGAAGGGATGAGGAGGTGTTTTCTAAGG GCTCACAGAAGGGTGACGAGGAAAAAGGAGATGGTGAGACTGCAG GGCCCAAGGTCAACTATGTACCCCCTCCACCACCAGAAGAAGAGGACTCCATTTTTTCCCAGTATGCAACAGGCATCAACTTTGACAAGTATGATGACATACTTGTGGATGTAAGTGGAAGCGACCCGCCCAAAGCAATCATG ACCTTTGAAGAAGCACAACTTTGTGAGACTCTTAACAGAAATGTTGCCAAGTCAGGATACGTGAAACCTACTCCCGTTCAGAAGCATGGCATTCCCATCATATCTGCCGGAAGGGATCTCATGGCTTGTGCCCAAACTGGATCTGGCAAAACG GCCGCCTTCCTGCTGCCTATTCTTCAGCGTCTCATGAACGACGGTGCAGCAGCCAGCAAGTTCAGTGAGGTTCAGGAGCCTGAAGTAATCATCGTGGCTCCCACCAGGGAACTCATTAATCAGATTTACCTAGAGGCTCGCAAGTTTGCTTATGG CACTTGTGTTCGTCCTGTCGTCGTTTATGGAGGCACGAGCACTGGATTTACAATCCGAGAAGTGTTAAAAGGTTGTAACGTGTTGTGTGGGACCCCTGGAAGATTGCTCGACATTATTGGTCGTGGAAAG GTTGGACTGAGTAAAGTTCTTTATTTGGTGCTGGATGAAGCTGACCGAATGCTGGACATGGGCTTTGAGCCGGACATGCGAAAGCTGGTGAACTCTCCGGGAATGCCTCCGAAAGAAGAGCGCCAAACCCTCATGTTCAGTGCCACGTATCCAGAGGATATTCAAAG gCTGGCAGCTGATTTCCTCAAGGTGGATTATTTGTTTCTAGCTGTGGGAGTGGTGGGAGGAGCCTGCAGCGACGTGGAGCAGCACATCATTCAAGTCACTCAGTACTCGAAGAGAGAGCAGCTGCTGGACCTGTTGAAGACCACAG GGACGGAGAGAACAATGGTCTTTGTTGAAACCAAAAGAAGTGCAGATTTCATTGCAACGTTTCTCTGTCAGGAGAAAGTGCCCACTACTAGCATCCATGG CGATCGGGAACAGCGAGAGCGGGAGAAAGCTCTCAGTGACTTCCGCACTGGCCGGTGTCCTGTGCTAGTGGCTACTTCTGTTGCTGCTAGAGGACTAGACATTGAGCATGTCCAGCATgtggtgaactttgacctgccAAAAAGCATTGATGAGTATGTGCACCGCATCGGGAGAACAGGCCGATGTGGAAACACAGGAAAAGCCGTGTCCTTTTTTGACCCAGCGCCTGATACTCCTCTAGCTCGCTCTCTGGTCAAAGTCCTCTCAGGG GCCCAGCAGGAAATTCCTTCATGGCTGGAGGAAATTGCATTCAGCGCTCATGGCACCACCGGGTTCAACCCACATGGGAATGTGTTTGCCTCCTCTGACAGTCGCAGG GGTGGATCCTTCATGAAGAACCAGGCACCACAACCACCTGCACAGAGCACCAGTGCAGAAGCTGATGAAGACTGGGAGTAG
- the ddx4 gene encoding probable ATP-dependent RNA helicase DDX4 isoform X8 has protein sequence MENWEDNQSPVVSNVTFGNAANSWNSGSQQNSFKSMTNDEESSWKSDSGGFGTQGGNRGQGSRGGGGGFRSFNSGYDNHGNAEVDRASSWNGGRDGFRGTGGRGRGGRGGFRNSFNSEGDENGSHDGFKSGRGGRGGRGGRGAFQQGSDGEGRRHLGGGGGYRGRDEEVFSKGSQKGDEEKGDGETAGPKVNYVPPPPPEEEDSIFSQYATGINFDKYDDILVDVSGSDPPKAIMTFEEAQLCETLNRNVAKSGYVKPTPVQKHGIPIISAGRDLMACAQTGSGKTAAFLLPILQRLMNDGAAASKFSEVQEPEVIIVAPTRELINQIYLEARKFAYGTCVRPVVVYGGTSTGFTIREVLKGCNVLCGTPGRLLDIIGRGKVGLSKVLYLVLDEADRMLDMGFEPDMRKLVNSPGMPPKEERQTLMFSATYPEDIQRLAADFLKVDYLFLAVGVVGGACSDVEQHIIQVTQYSKREQLLDLLKTTGTERTMVFVETKRSADFIATFLCQEKVPTTSIHGYVSVQAHQLKSSS, from the exons AGCCCTGTCGTGAGCAACGTGACTTTTG GGAATGCTGCGAACTCATGGAATAGTGGCAGCCAACAAAACAGCTTCAAAAGCATGACTAACG ATGAGGAAAGTTCTTGGAAAAGTGACAGCGGTGGTTTTGGGACTCAAGGGGGAAACAGGG GTCAAGGCTCTAGGGGAGGAGGTGGAGGCTTCAGGAGCTTCAATTCAG GATATGATAACCATGGAAACGCGGAAG TTGATCGGGCCAGCTCCTGGAACGGTGGGCGAGACGGATTCAGGGGGACAGGAGGCAGAG gacgaggaggaagaggagggttTAGAAATTCCTTCAACTCTG AAGGTGATGAAAATGGCAGTCATGACG GTTTCAAAAGTGGCAGAGGTGGGCGTGGGGGAAGAGGAGGTCGTGGAGCTTTCCAACAAG GTAGTGATGGAGAAGGCAGAAGACACTTGGGCGGAGGTGGAG GATATAGAGGAAGGGATGAGGAGGTGTTTTCTAAGG GCTCACAGAAGGGTGACGAGGAAAAAGGAGATGGTGAGACTGCAG GGCCCAAGGTCAACTATGTACCCCCTCCACCACCAGAAGAAGAGGACTCCATTTTTTCCCAGTATGCAACAGGCATCAACTTTGACAAGTATGATGACATACTTGTGGATGTAAGTGGAAGCGACCCGCCCAAAGCAATCATG ACCTTTGAAGAAGCACAACTTTGTGAGACTCTTAACAGAAATGTTGCCAAGTCAGGATACGTGAAACCTACTCCCGTTCAGAAGCATGGCATTCCCATCATATCTGCCGGAAGGGATCTCATGGCTTGTGCCCAAACTGGATCTGGCAAAACG GCCGCCTTCCTGCTGCCTATTCTTCAGCGTCTCATGAACGACGGTGCAGCAGCCAGCAAGTTCAGTGAGGTTCAGGAGCCTGAAGTAATCATCGTGGCTCCCACCAGGGAACTCATTAATCAGATTTACCTAGAGGCTCGCAAGTTTGCTTATGG CACTTGTGTTCGTCCTGTCGTCGTTTATGGAGGCACGAGCACTGGATTTACAATCCGAGAAGTGTTAAAAGGTTGTAACGTGTTGTGTGGGACCCCTGGAAGATTGCTCGACATTATTGGTCGTGGAAAG GTTGGACTGAGTAAAGTTCTTTATTTGGTGCTGGATGAAGCTGACCGAATGCTGGACATGGGCTTTGAGCCGGACATGCGAAAGCTGGTGAACTCTCCGGGAATGCCTCCGAAAGAAGAGCGCCAAACCCTCATGTTCAGTGCCACGTATCCAGAGGATATTCAAAG gCTGGCAGCTGATTTCCTCAAGGTGGATTATTTGTTTCTAGCTGTGGGAGTGGTGGGAGGAGCCTGCAGCGACGTGGAGCAGCACATCATTCAAGTCACTCAGTACTCGAAGAGAGAGCAGCTGCTGGACCTGTTGAAGACCACAG GGACGGAGAGAACAATGGTCTTTGTTGAAACCAAAAGAAGTGCAGATTTCATTGCAACGTTTCTCTGTCAGGAGAAAGTGCCCACTACTAGCATCCATGGGTACGTATCTGTGCAGGCACACCAATTAAAGTCTAGCTCCTAA
- the ddx4 gene encoding probable ATP-dependent RNA helicase DDX4 isoform X2 produces the protein MENWEDNQSPVVSNVTFGNAANSWNSGSQQNSFKSMTNDEESSWKSDSGGFGTQGGNRGQGSRGGGGGFRSFNSGYDNHGNAEVDRASSWNGGRDGFRGTGGRGRGGRGGFRNSFNSGDENGSHDGFKSGRGGRGGRGGRGAFQQGSDGEGRRHLGGGGGYRGRDEEVFSKGSQKGDEEKGDGETAGPKVNYVPPPPPEEEDSIFSQYATGINFDKYDDILVDVSGSDPPKAIMTFEEAQLCETLNRNVAKSGYVKPTPVQKHGIPIISAGRDLMACAQTGSGKTAAFLLPILQRLMNDGAAASKFSEVQEPEVIIVAPTRELINQIYLEARKFAYGTCVRPVVVYGGTSTGFTIREVLKGCNVLCGTPGRLLDIIGRGKVGLSKVLYLVLDEADRMLDMGFEPDMRKLVNSPGMPPKEERQTLMFSATYPEDIQRLAADFLKVDYLFLAVGVVGGACSDVEQHIIQVTQYSKREQLLDLLKTTGTERTMVFVETKRSADFIATFLCQEKVPTTSIHGDREQREREKALSDFRTGRCPVLVATSVAARGLDIEHVQHVVNFDLPKSIDEYVHRIGRTGRCGNTGKAVSFFDPAPDTPLARSLVKVLSGAQQEIPSWLEEIAFSAHGTTGFNPHGNVFASSDSRRGGSFMKNQAPQPPAQSTSAEADEDWE, from the exons AGCCCTGTCGTGAGCAACGTGACTTTTG GGAATGCTGCGAACTCATGGAATAGTGGCAGCCAACAAAACAGCTTCAAAAGCATGACTAACG ATGAGGAAAGTTCTTGGAAAAGTGACAGCGGTGGTTTTGGGACTCAAGGGGGAAACAGGG GTCAAGGCTCTAGGGGAGGAGGTGGAGGCTTCAGGAGCTTCAATTCAG GATATGATAACCATGGAAACGCGGAAG TTGATCGGGCCAGCTCCTGGAACGGTGGGCGAGACGGATTCAGGGGGACAGGAGGCAGAG gacgaggaggaagaggagggttTAGAAATTCCTTCAACTCTG GTGATGAAAATGGCAGTCATGACG GTTTCAAAAGTGGCAGAGGTGGGCGTGGGGGAAGAGGAGGTCGTGGAGCTTTCCAACAAG GTAGTGATGGAGAAGGCAGAAGACACTTGGGCGGAGGTGGAG GATATAGAGGAAGGGATGAGGAGGTGTTTTCTAAGG GCTCACAGAAGGGTGACGAGGAAAAAGGAGATGGTGAGACTGCAG GGCCCAAGGTCAACTATGTACCCCCTCCACCACCAGAAGAAGAGGACTCCATTTTTTCCCAGTATGCAACAGGCATCAACTTTGACAAGTATGATGACATACTTGTGGATGTAAGTGGAAGCGACCCGCCCAAAGCAATCATG ACCTTTGAAGAAGCACAACTTTGTGAGACTCTTAACAGAAATGTTGCCAAGTCAGGATACGTGAAACCTACTCCCGTTCAGAAGCATGGCATTCCCATCATATCTGCCGGAAGGGATCTCATGGCTTGTGCCCAAACTGGATCTGGCAAAACG GCCGCCTTCCTGCTGCCTATTCTTCAGCGTCTCATGAACGACGGTGCAGCAGCCAGCAAGTTCAGTGAGGTTCAGGAGCCTGAAGTAATCATCGTGGCTCCCACCAGGGAACTCATTAATCAGATTTACCTAGAGGCTCGCAAGTTTGCTTATGG CACTTGTGTTCGTCCTGTCGTCGTTTATGGAGGCACGAGCACTGGATTTACAATCCGAGAAGTGTTAAAAGGTTGTAACGTGTTGTGTGGGACCCCTGGAAGATTGCTCGACATTATTGGTCGTGGAAAG GTTGGACTGAGTAAAGTTCTTTATTTGGTGCTGGATGAAGCTGACCGAATGCTGGACATGGGCTTTGAGCCGGACATGCGAAAGCTGGTGAACTCTCCGGGAATGCCTCCGAAAGAAGAGCGCCAAACCCTCATGTTCAGTGCCACGTATCCAGAGGATATTCAAAG gCTGGCAGCTGATTTCCTCAAGGTGGATTATTTGTTTCTAGCTGTGGGAGTGGTGGGAGGAGCCTGCAGCGACGTGGAGCAGCACATCATTCAAGTCACTCAGTACTCGAAGAGAGAGCAGCTGCTGGACCTGTTGAAGACCACAG GGACGGAGAGAACAATGGTCTTTGTTGAAACCAAAAGAAGTGCAGATTTCATTGCAACGTTTCTCTGTCAGGAGAAAGTGCCCACTACTAGCATCCATGG CGATCGGGAACAGCGAGAGCGGGAGAAAGCTCTCAGTGACTTCCGCACTGGCCGGTGTCCTGTGCTAGTGGCTACTTCTGTTGCTGCTAGAGGACTAGACATTGAGCATGTCCAGCATgtggtgaactttgacctgccAAAAAGCATTGATGAGTATGTGCACCGCATCGGGAGAACAGGCCGATGTGGAAACACAGGAAAAGCCGTGTCCTTTTTTGACCCAGCGCCTGATACTCCTCTAGCTCGCTCTCTGGTCAAAGTCCTCTCAGGG GCCCAGCAGGAAATTCCTTCATGGCTGGAGGAAATTGCATTCAGCGCTCATGGCACCACCGGGTTCAACCCACATGGGAATGTGTTTGCCTCCTCTGACAGTCGCAGG GGTGGATCCTTCATGAAGAACCAGGCACCACAACCACCTGCACAGAGCACCAGTGCAGAAGCTGATGAAGACTGGGAGTAG
- the ddx4 gene encoding probable ATP-dependent RNA helicase DDX4 isoform X3, with translation MENWEDNQSPVVSNVTFGNAANSWNSGSQQNSFKSMTNDEESSWKSDSGGFGTQGGNRGQGSRGGGGGFRSFNSGYDNHGNAEVDRASSWNGGRDGFRGTGGREGDENGSHDGFKSGRGGRGGRGGRGAFQQGSDGEGRRHLGGGGGYRGRDEEVFSKGSQKGDEEKGDGETAGPKVNYVPPPPPEEEDSIFSQYATGINFDKYDDILVDVSGSDPPKAIMTFEEAQLCETLNRNVAKSGYVKPTPVQKHGIPIISAGRDLMACAQTGSGKTAAFLLPILQRLMNDGAAASKFSEVQEPEVIIVAPTRELINQIYLEARKFAYGTCVRPVVVYGGTSTGFTIREVLKGCNVLCGTPGRLLDIIGRGKVGLSKVLYLVLDEADRMLDMGFEPDMRKLVNSPGMPPKEERQTLMFSATYPEDIQRLAADFLKVDYLFLAVGVVGGACSDVEQHIIQVTQYSKREQLLDLLKTTGTERTMVFVETKRSADFIATFLCQEKVPTTSIHGDREQREREKALSDFRTGRCPVLVATSVAARGLDIEHVQHVVNFDLPKSIDEYVHRIGRTGRCGNTGKAVSFFDPAPDTPLARSLVKVLSGAQQEIPSWLEEIAFSAHGTTGFNPHGNVFASSDSRRGGSFMKNQAPQPPAQSTSAEADEDWE, from the exons AGCCCTGTCGTGAGCAACGTGACTTTTG GGAATGCTGCGAACTCATGGAATAGTGGCAGCCAACAAAACAGCTTCAAAAGCATGACTAACG ATGAGGAAAGTTCTTGGAAAAGTGACAGCGGTGGTTTTGGGACTCAAGGGGGAAACAGGG GTCAAGGCTCTAGGGGAGGAGGTGGAGGCTTCAGGAGCTTCAATTCAG GATATGATAACCATGGAAACGCGGAAG TTGATCGGGCCAGCTCCTGGAACGGTGGGCGAGACGGATTCAGGGGGACAGGAGGCAGAG AAGGTGATGAAAATGGCAGTCATGACG GTTTCAAAAGTGGCAGAGGTGGGCGTGGGGGAAGAGGAGGTCGTGGAGCTTTCCAACAAG GTAGTGATGGAGAAGGCAGAAGACACTTGGGCGGAGGTGGAG GATATAGAGGAAGGGATGAGGAGGTGTTTTCTAAGG GCTCACAGAAGGGTGACGAGGAAAAAGGAGATGGTGAGACTGCAG GGCCCAAGGTCAACTATGTACCCCCTCCACCACCAGAAGAAGAGGACTCCATTTTTTCCCAGTATGCAACAGGCATCAACTTTGACAAGTATGATGACATACTTGTGGATGTAAGTGGAAGCGACCCGCCCAAAGCAATCATG ACCTTTGAAGAAGCACAACTTTGTGAGACTCTTAACAGAAATGTTGCCAAGTCAGGATACGTGAAACCTACTCCCGTTCAGAAGCATGGCATTCCCATCATATCTGCCGGAAGGGATCTCATGGCTTGTGCCCAAACTGGATCTGGCAAAACG GCCGCCTTCCTGCTGCCTATTCTTCAGCGTCTCATGAACGACGGTGCAGCAGCCAGCAAGTTCAGTGAGGTTCAGGAGCCTGAAGTAATCATCGTGGCTCCCACCAGGGAACTCATTAATCAGATTTACCTAGAGGCTCGCAAGTTTGCTTATGG CACTTGTGTTCGTCCTGTCGTCGTTTATGGAGGCACGAGCACTGGATTTACAATCCGAGAAGTGTTAAAAGGTTGTAACGTGTTGTGTGGGACCCCTGGAAGATTGCTCGACATTATTGGTCGTGGAAAG GTTGGACTGAGTAAAGTTCTTTATTTGGTGCTGGATGAAGCTGACCGAATGCTGGACATGGGCTTTGAGCCGGACATGCGAAAGCTGGTGAACTCTCCGGGAATGCCTCCGAAAGAAGAGCGCCAAACCCTCATGTTCAGTGCCACGTATCCAGAGGATATTCAAAG gCTGGCAGCTGATTTCCTCAAGGTGGATTATTTGTTTCTAGCTGTGGGAGTGGTGGGAGGAGCCTGCAGCGACGTGGAGCAGCACATCATTCAAGTCACTCAGTACTCGAAGAGAGAGCAGCTGCTGGACCTGTTGAAGACCACAG GGACGGAGAGAACAATGGTCTTTGTTGAAACCAAAAGAAGTGCAGATTTCATTGCAACGTTTCTCTGTCAGGAGAAAGTGCCCACTACTAGCATCCATGG CGATCGGGAACAGCGAGAGCGGGAGAAAGCTCTCAGTGACTTCCGCACTGGCCGGTGTCCTGTGCTAGTGGCTACTTCTGTTGCTGCTAGAGGACTAGACATTGAGCATGTCCAGCATgtggtgaactttgacctgccAAAAAGCATTGATGAGTATGTGCACCGCATCGGGAGAACAGGCCGATGTGGAAACACAGGAAAAGCCGTGTCCTTTTTTGACCCAGCGCCTGATACTCCTCTAGCTCGCTCTCTGGTCAAAGTCCTCTCAGGG GCCCAGCAGGAAATTCCTTCATGGCTGGAGGAAATTGCATTCAGCGCTCATGGCACCACCGGGTTCAACCCACATGGGAATGTGTTTGCCTCCTCTGACAGTCGCAGG GGTGGATCCTTCATGAAGAACCAGGCACCACAACCACCTGCACAGAGCACCAGTGCAGAAGCTGATGAAGACTGGGAGTAG